A genome region from Solanum pennellii chromosome 12, SPENNV200 includes the following:
- the LOC107006565 gene encoding transcription factor bHLH85-like: MEQMGAFFDEEYCQSLSKMFLNENSSDFMFQLHGEDNIIEGSFFSSSNSHTSNNNIDYFSQENSIDSRGSDAMFFLNINNNNTSHEYLQYNYDVESTNFYMMGNKMNLENSLSNDDYVMKENIGNNYSQLDDEMLLKRKFDKVEVQSTIQEETYKEFENPKKKSKVSRDHGQKNKKNSQPKAKKNQKNIQMNNEEVGDKETNNPGQSTSSCSSEDDSNLKTKTRASRGAATDPQSLYARKRRERINERLRILQGLVPNGTKVDLSTMLEEAVHYVKFLQTQIKLLSSDDMWMYAPIAYNGMGIDL, encoded by the exons ATGGAGCAAATGGGAGcattttttgatgaagaatattgTCAATCTTTGAGCAAAATGTTCTTGAATGAAAATTCATCAGATTTTATGTTTCAATTACATGGTGAAGATAATATTATTGAAGggagttttttttcttcttctaattctcATACTAGTAACAACAATATAGATTatttttctcaagaaaatagtaTTGATAGTAGAGGAAGTGATGCTATGTTTTttctcaacatcaacaacaacaacacaagtCATGAATATTTACAATATaattatgatgttgagtctactAATTTTTACATGATGGGCAACAAGATGAATCTTGAAAATTCATTGTCTAatgatgattatgttatgaaagaaaatattggcAATAATTATAGCCAATTGGATGATGAAATGTTGTTAAAGAGAAAGTTTGATAAAGTTGAAGTTCAATCAACAATACAAGAGGAAACATACAAGGAGTTTGAAAATCCCAAGAAGAAATCAAAGGTGTCAAGAGATCAT GGacaaaaaaacaagaagaatagCCAACCAAAAGCCAAAAAGAACCAAAAGAACATCcaaatgaacaatgaagaagttggAGACAAAGAGACTAATAATCCTGGACAAAGCACAAGTAGTTGTAGCTCTGAGGatgattcaaatttaaaaaccaaaaCAAGGGCAAGTAGAGGGGCTGCAACAGATCCACAAAGCCTTTATGCAAGG aaaagaagagaaagaatcAATGAAAGATTGAGAATCTTGCAAGGTCTTGTCCCTAATGGCACAAAG GTTGACTTAAGCACAATGCTTGAAGAAGCAGtccattatgtgaagtttttGCAGACACAAATTAAG TTACTGAGCTCAGATGATATGTGGATGTATGCACCAATTGCTTATAATGGAATGGGGATTGACctctaa
- the LOC107006795 gene encoding zinc finger protein ZAT10-like → MALEALNSWTKGKIRSKRSRSIVMEEQPSIITEEEYLALCLLMLARSNNNNNNNNSNVSITGDNLYKCSVCCKCFGSYQALGGHKASHRSNRDKVYEQSVVITSGNVVSGRTHECTICHKTFPSGQALGGHKRRHYEGKMTSSSSSNGVGSVNNFDLNISVLPDNWPGFASGEDEVESPHPTKKLKQFPSLELFQQQ, encoded by the coding sequence ATGGCACTTGAAGCTTTGAATTCATGGACCAAAGGCAAGATTAGATCGAAACGATCGCGTAGCATCGTCATGGAGGAGCAACCATCAATTATTACCGAAGAAGAGTACTTAGCTTTGTGTCTACTCATGCTCGCACGcagcaataacaataacaataacaataacagtaACGTTTCTATTACTGGTGACAATTTGTACAAGTGTTCAGTTTGTTGTAAGTGTTTTGGATCTTATCAAGCTTTAGGAGGACACAAAGCTAGTCATCGTAGTAACAGAGATAAAGTCTACGAACAATCTGTGGTCATCACGTCAGGTAATGTGGTTAGTGGAAGGACTCATGAGTGTACCATTTGCCACAAGACTTTTCCAAGTGGACAAGCTTTGGGTGGTCACAAAAGGCGACACTATGAAGGGAAGATgacgtcatcgtcatcgtcgaaCGGTGTGGGGTCGGTCAACAACTTTGACTTGAATATTTCGGTGTTACCAGATAATTGGCCGGGTTTTGCCTCGGGCGAAGATGAGGTGGAAAGTCCTCATCCAACTaagaaattaaaacaatttCCTTCACTTGAATTATTTCAACAACAATAG